Proteins found in one Corynebacterium freneyi genomic segment:
- a CDS encoding HNH endonuclease signature motif containing protein, producing the protein MAFDHDATNNHHHHDHDHHDTEPPPARKRWATERDEPVSNLARRRNIVDIDICLAVTPDGDDDVDSHLACVATRLGLSRGKAARYCDVGVMLRRMPKVLGVCRSGAWPHERLATIAAAIAAVSDDNLAAVEDKFVAYLCPRKDFQALPGPRVFARELRRIVEAIEPVSTPPDDEPRPIVGESYGVDNEGAGDFGQLIVVLRKDRLAELDATVRAIRDAKANDGNDGNECSLPDALIALCRGEGEGVSVTMNVYVDGTNTTGTADEGDVQVWLDGAGWLPKYLTKAWLSRAATVRLSSDSATGGYVPTDAQKARVRGRDGQCRFPGCDVPAHRCQIDHVIDYDPTHTTSDGDGGGSGYGLGVTATWNLQCLCQRHHNLKTSKHWRAVMHADGSVTWVDHAGHVFATTVAHGPIAHIGRQTFSQRATRRASTIHGDNLRRMKAEADRQAAMEQADIDAALRTHARQTRRYEEELADFVAGPLNSDDPDVRQQAGGLVVAADDGWPCVDDELWSRQQVSARVARRRREQGSGWCRADVDAHRVPQPPKPLGPRPGIPF; encoded by the coding sequence ATGGCATTCGACCATGACGCAACCAACAACCACCACCATCACGATCACGATCATCACGACACCGAGCCGCCACCTGCGCGGAAGCGGTGGGCCACCGAACGCGATGAGCCGGTGAGCAACCTCGCCCGGCGGCGCAACATCGTCGACATCGACATCTGCCTTGCAGTTACCCCCGACGGTGACGACGACGTCGACTCCCACCTCGCCTGCGTGGCCACGCGCCTGGGCCTGTCACGCGGCAAAGCCGCCCGATACTGCGACGTCGGGGTGATGCTGCGCCGCATGCCCAAAGTCTTGGGCGTATGCCGGTCGGGGGCGTGGCCGCATGAGCGCCTGGCCACGATTGCCGCGGCCATTGCCGCGGTATCCGACGACAATCTCGCTGCGGTGGAAGACAAGTTCGTCGCCTACCTGTGTCCGAGGAAGGACTTCCAGGCCCTGCCCGGGCCGAGGGTCTTCGCCCGGGAGTTGCGCCGCATCGTCGAAGCCATCGAACCGGTGTCGACCCCACCCGACGACGAGCCGAGGCCGATTGTCGGTGAGTCGTACGGGGTCGACAATGAGGGAGCTGGTGATTTCGGGCAGTTGATCGTGGTGTTGCGCAAAGACCGCCTCGCCGAGCTCGACGCCACCGTGCGGGCGATTAGGGATGCGAAGGCCAACGACGGCAACGATGGCAATGAGTGTTCTTTGCCCGATGCGCTCATCGCGTTGTGTCGTGGTGAGGGTGAGGGGGTGTCGGTGACGATGAACGTCTACGTCGACGGCACCAACACCACCGGCACTGCTGATGAGGGCGATGTGCAGGTGTGGCTCGATGGTGCCGGCTGGTTGCCGAAGTACCTGACCAAGGCGTGGCTGTCCCGGGCGGCGACTGTTCGGTTGTCGTCGGACTCGGCCACCGGTGGGTATGTGCCCACCGACGCACAAAAAGCGCGGGTACGCGGCCGTGATGGTCAGTGTCGGTTCCCGGGGTGTGATGTGCCGGCGCATCGATGTCAGATCGACCATGTCATCGACTACGACCCCACCCACACCACCAGTGACGGTGACGGTGGCGGCAGTGGTTATGGGTTGGGGGTGACGGCGACGTGGAATCTGCAGTGCTTGTGCCAGCGCCACCACAACCTGAAGACCTCGAAGCATTGGCGCGCGGTGATGCATGCCGATGGGTCGGTGACGTGGGTCGACCATGCCGGACATGTGTTTGCCACCACGGTGGCTCATGGTCCGATTGCCCATATCGGCCGGCAGACGTTTTCCCAGCGGGCCACCCGTCGGGCGTCGACGATTCACGGGGATAATCTGCGGCGGATGAAAGCCGAAGCCGACAGGCAGGCGGCGATGGAGCAGGCCGATATCGATGCCGCACTGCGCACACACGCCCGTCAGACCAGACGGTACGAGGAGGAGTTGGCTGATTTCGTTGCCGGGCCGCTCAACTCCGATGACCCGGATGTGCGGCAACAGGCCGGTGGGTTGGTGGTCGCGGCTGATGATGGGTGGCCGTGTGTCGATGATGAGTTGTGGTCGCGGCAGCAGGTCTCGGCGCGGGTGGCCAGGCGTCGGCGTGAGCAGGGGTCTGGGTGGTGTCGGGCTGATGTGGATGCCCACCGCGTGCCGCAGCCGCCGAAGCCGCTGGGGCCGCGACCGGGCATTCCCTTCTGA
- a CDS encoding ABC1 kinase family protein gives MSEDSVSGSPFRRAARLASVPLSAGARALNPRSREANPRKTAEQLASVLGELKGGAMKVGQALSIFAPILPDEFAEPLAGTLRSLQAEAPPLPAASVHRVLDRQLGTAWRTRFREFDDVPVAAASIGQVHKAVWSDGSTVAVKVQYPGADKAIKADLRQLKMITPILQQFEDGMNMTDLVDEIADNVLDELDYRIEADHQRAFHAAFGGGQEPRLHVPKVYASAPKVLVSEWVEGVRLGEIIEHGTQDQRSCAAEALTVFEFASPDLVHRMHTDPHPGNFLLSDDGVLTVIDFGACIHLPEGLPRPLIELVAAVVDGRKEDLLDLAVEHGYVTGGREKDLTPEEVEAFLLPFAEPLSHDDFVFTVDWLKRVMAPFLDPSSPQSKLSRKFGMPKRYIMIHRILAGAVAVLAQLSAPAPYRQVIAEHYPEMVGLDPGR, from the coding sequence ATGAGTGAAGATTCGGTCTCCGGGTCCCCGTTCCGCCGCGCCGCCCGGTTGGCGTCGGTGCCGCTGTCGGCGGGGGCGCGGGCGTTGAATCCCCGCAGCCGGGAGGCCAATCCGCGCAAGACCGCCGAGCAGTTGGCGTCGGTGCTCGGCGAGCTCAAGGGCGGGGCGATGAAGGTCGGGCAGGCTCTGAGCATTTTCGCGCCGATCCTGCCCGACGAGTTCGCCGAGCCGTTGGCGGGCACGTTGCGGTCCCTGCAGGCGGAGGCCCCTCCCCTGCCGGCGGCGTCGGTGCACCGCGTGTTGGACCGGCAGTTGGGCACCGCGTGGCGCACCCGTTTCCGCGAGTTCGACGACGTGCCCGTCGCCGCGGCGTCGATCGGCCAGGTGCACAAGGCGGTGTGGTCGGATGGTTCGACCGTCGCCGTGAAGGTGCAGTACCCGGGTGCGGACAAGGCGATCAAGGCGGATCTGCGCCAGTTGAAGATGATCACGCCGATTCTCCAGCAATTCGAGGACGGCATGAACATGACGGACCTCGTCGACGAGATCGCCGACAACGTTCTCGACGAGTTGGATTACCGCATCGAGGCCGATCACCAGCGTGCGTTCCATGCGGCGTTCGGCGGTGGCCAGGAGCCGCGCCTGCATGTGCCGAAGGTGTACGCGTCGGCGCCGAAGGTGCTGGTCAGCGAGTGGGTCGAGGGTGTGCGCCTCGGCGAGATCATCGAGCACGGCACGCAGGACCAGCGGTCGTGTGCCGCGGAGGCGCTGACCGTGTTCGAGTTTGCGTCGCCCGACTTGGTGCATCGAATGCACACGGACCCGCATCCCGGTAACTTTTTGCTTTCCGACGACGGCGTCCTCACCGTCATCGACTTCGGCGCGTGCATTCATCTGCCCGAGGGGTTGCCACGGCCCCTGATCGAGTTGGTCGCGGCGGTCGTCGATGGCCGCAAGGAGGATCTGCTGGATTTGGCGGTGGAGCACGGGTACGTCACCGGCGGCCGCGAGAAAGATCTGACGCCCGAGGAGGTCGAGGCGTTCCTCCTTCCGTTCGCCGAGCCGTTGTCGCACGACGATTTCGTGTTCACGGTGGACTGGTTGAAGCGGGTGATGGCCCCGTTCCTGGATCCGTCGTCGCCGCAGTCGAAGTTGAGCCGCAAGTTCGGCATGCCGAAGCGGTACATCATGATTCACCGGATCCTCGCCGGCGCCGTCGCGGTGTTGGCGCAGTTGTCGGCACCGGCTCCGTATCGGCAGGTGATCGCGGAGCATTATCCCGAAATGGTTGGGTTGGATCCCGGGCGGTAG
- a CDS encoding TOMM precursor leader peptide-binding protein — translation MGVGIGESAPVLLHRHVPVLLRPGGRVQFGADARTCLVFPIPDGVAPGPVFAALLAGTRGACISEGLAGTELPAATAHQLVGELRRAGFVDKHRQPGPVALIGRDGLRPRLADALRLRGWSPTSRIPGPATAAWITRAPVASVGTVVLTGFEVPDVTLLGTLRGRGIAHLSVVLRDGVGVVGPWVPDSAAPCPACAEEHRVDDDPARRMLALQLAGRVGTAPPETVTATIATVIAQLGSITAGDGSLLRGADVVVDPHGLGGRVRPLLPHPRCPVCTGAAAMAR, via the coding sequence ATGGGGGTTGGGATCGGGGAATCCGCGCCGGTGCTGCTGCATCGCCACGTGCCTGTGCTGCTGCGGCCGGGCGGGCGCGTCCAATTCGGGGCGGACGCGCGCACGTGCCTGGTGTTCCCCATCCCCGACGGCGTCGCCCCCGGCCCCGTCTTCGCCGCCCTGCTCGCCGGCACCCGCGGCGCCTGCATCTCCGAGGGCCTGGCCGGCACCGAACTGCCCGCCGCGACGGCGCACCAGCTGGTGGGTGAACTGCGCAGGGCGGGGTTCGTCGACAAGCACCGCCAACCCGGGCCCGTCGCCCTCATCGGACGCGACGGCCTGCGCCCGCGGCTGGCCGACGCGCTGCGCCTGCGCGGCTGGTCCCCGACCTCGCGCATCCCGGGCCCGGCCACCGCCGCCTGGATCACCCGCGCTCCCGTCGCCTCGGTGGGGACGGTCGTGCTCACCGGGTTCGAGGTGCCGGACGTGACCCTGCTGGGGACTCTCCGCGGCCGCGGGATCGCGCACCTGTCGGTCGTGCTTCGCGACGGCGTCGGCGTGGTCGGCCCCTGGGTCCCCGACTCCGCCGCCCCGTGCCCCGCCTGCGCCGAAGAACACCGCGTCGACGACGATCCCGCCCGCCGGATGCTCGCGCTGCAGCTGGCGGGCAGGGTCGGCACCGCCCCGCCGGAGACGGTGACCGCGACGATCGCCACGGTCATCGCGCAGCTGGGGTCGATCACCGCCGGCGACGGGTCGCTGTTGCGCGGCGCGGACGTCGTCGTCGACCCGCATGGCCTCGGCGGCCGGGTGCGCCCGCTGCTGCCGCATCCGAGGTGCCCGGTGTGCACCGGCGCGGCGGCGATGGCCCGGTAG
- a CDS encoding YgjP-like metallopeptidase domain-containing protein: protein MDRTRPNRDRPDYGPDVDVRRSKRRRRTVSARAEGSRIVVMIPDDLPEAEERRQVADIVERVRRKVGNNLDDAALDKRARHLARTVLEGRPRMESIKWVRNMSRRWASVTGDPGRIRVSHRLADVPAYVLDDVIVHELVHTFIDDGHSDEFWAWASKAPHHERARGYLEAYQRWGVRS, encoded by the coding sequence ATGGACCGCACGCGCCCGAATCGCGACCGCCCCGACTACGGGCCGGACGTTGACGTGCGCCGTTCGAAGCGACGTCGGCGCACCGTGTCCGCCCGCGCGGAGGGCAGCCGCATCGTGGTCATGATCCCCGACGACCTGCCGGAGGCGGAGGAGCGCCGCCAGGTCGCCGACATCGTCGAACGCGTCCGCCGCAAGGTGGGCAACAATCTCGACGACGCCGCGTTGGACAAGCGCGCCCGCCATCTCGCCCGCACGGTTCTGGAGGGCCGGCCGCGGATGGAGTCCATCAAGTGGGTGCGCAACATGTCGCGCCGGTGGGCGTCGGTGACGGGGGATCCGGGGCGGATCCGCGTGTCGCACAGGCTTGCCGACGTCCCGGCGTACGTCCTCGACGACGTCATCGTCCATGAGCTCGTGCACACCTTCATCGACGACGGCCACTCGGACGAGTTTTGGGCATGGGCGTCGAAGGCCCCGCACCACGAGCGGGCGCGGGGCTATCTGGAGGCGTATCAGCGGTGGGGAGTGCGGTCGTAG
- a CDS encoding zinc-dependent metalloprotease encodes MSGQGFGFTPGDDDDRDDRDDGRGGQGQNPFGGFGFFGFPMGGAGQGGQGGPGGQGGPGGQGGLGDFLNQLGQMMSGMGQQMNAQDGAPVDHSVTERIARQRIGQVAPVRDSEREALTDALRLAELWLDDATTLPAGANRAEGWNSLQWLEHTLPTWKRIVDPVAEQMAEASVAAMPEEAREMMGPLLGMMSRMNSMNFGVQLGGALADLAKDALTGSDLGLPLHTTGAAALLPTHLTALAEELELPARELYVYAAAREAAHQRLYDRVPWLAERMISSVEEYAAGLVLDYSGIEDAARGLDLESMQDPAKLQEAMSAMQNMDLSPKITSSNQHARTRLETLLALVEGWVEVVVDDALGERLPGAAQLDEAWRRRRASGGAEKALEKATGINLGAPKIREAADLWRRLTTAVGVDRRDGVWDHPDFLPVAEDLDNSAEFIDGVLGGDASDDFDPIAELEDQLRKEAEEGDERDQPDGEN; translated from the coding sequence ATGAGTGGACAGGGATTCGGATTCACGCCCGGCGACGATGACGACCGCGACGACCGCGATGACGGCCGCGGCGGCCAGGGCCAGAACCCCTTCGGCGGCTTCGGATTCTTCGGGTTCCCGATGGGCGGAGCCGGACAGGGCGGCCAGGGCGGTCCCGGCGGCCAGGGGGGTCCCGGCGGCCAGGGTGGCTTGGGTGATTTCCTCAACCAGCTGGGACAGATGATGTCCGGCATGGGCCAGCAGATGAACGCGCAGGACGGCGCGCCGGTCGACCATTCCGTCACCGAGCGCATCGCCCGGCAGCGCATCGGCCAGGTCGCCCCGGTTCGCGATTCGGAGCGGGAGGCGCTGACCGACGCCCTGCGCCTGGCCGAACTGTGGCTCGACGACGCCACGACGCTGCCCGCCGGCGCCAACCGCGCCGAAGGGTGGAATTCCCTGCAGTGGCTGGAGCACACCTTGCCGACGTGGAAGCGCATCGTCGACCCCGTCGCCGAGCAGATGGCGGAGGCCTCCGTCGCCGCCATGCCGGAGGAGGCCCGCGAAATGATGGGCCCCCTGCTCGGCATGATGAGCCGCATGAACTCCATGAACTTCGGGGTTCAGCTCGGCGGCGCCCTGGCCGACCTGGCCAAGGACGCGCTGACCGGCTCCGACCTGGGCCTGCCGCTGCACACCACCGGCGCCGCCGCGCTGCTGCCGACGCACCTGACCGCCCTGGCGGAGGAACTGGAGCTGCCCGCCCGCGAGCTCTACGTCTACGCCGCCGCCCGCGAAGCCGCCCACCAGCGCCTGTACGACCGGGTGCCGTGGCTGGCCGAGCGGATGATCTCGTCGGTCGAGGAGTACGCCGCCGGCCTGGTCTTGGACTACTCCGGCATCGAAGACGCCGCCCGCGGCCTGGACCTGGAGTCGATGCAGGACCCGGCGAAGCTGCAGGAGGCGATGTCCGCCATGCAGAACATGGACCTGTCGCCGAAGATCACCTCGTCCAACCAGCACGCCCGCACCCGCCTGGAAACCCTCCTGGCGCTGGTCGAGGGTTGGGTCGAAGTCGTCGTCGACGACGCCCTCGGCGAACGCCTGCCCGGCGCCGCCCAGCTCGACGAAGCCTGGCGCCGCCGCCGCGCCTCCGGTGGCGCGGAGAAGGCCCTGGAAAAGGCCACCGGCATCAACCTCGGCGCCCCGAAGATCCGCGAAGCCGCCGACCTGTGGCGCCGCCTGACCACCGCCGTCGGCGTCGACCGCCGCGACGGCGTCTGGGACCACCCCGACTTCCTGCCGGTGGCCGAAGACCTGGACAACTCCGCCGAATTCATCGACGGCGTGCTCGGCGGCGACGCCTCCGACGACTTCGACCCCATCGCGGAACTGGAGGACCAGCTGCGCAAGGAAGCCGAAGAAGGCGACGAACGCGACCAGCCGGACGGGGAGAACTAG
- a CDS encoding YlbL family protein, with amino-acid sequence MHRRTRTLLVGAAPIVALAAVLSSPSVPVPFAAEGPGPLFDVLGEIDGDEAVVVTGGDPDPSEGELNMTTVAVSHNLSLAQAMGMWADPNQKVVPIEAIFPPGLSREDVNERNALMFSDSEANATASALRQLGLPIEVTVAMITEGAAAEGVLEEGDVLVAVDGEEIDRPETLQAAVVGHAPGDRVTLDIVRDGEEKQVEVELGSHPDDDDAAFLGIGMAAQPEGDVEVEYHVSGVGGPSAGLMLSLAVVDKLSPGDLTGGRTIAGTGSIDGVGVVGPIGGITHKIAAARAGGAEMFLVPADNCSEALTADAGDMKLVSVGTLGDAVEALDDPDAAPTCG; translated from the coding sequence GTGCACCGCCGTACCAGAACCCTCCTCGTCGGCGCCGCGCCGATCGTGGCGTTGGCCGCCGTGCTGTCGTCGCCGTCCGTTCCCGTGCCGTTCGCGGCCGAAGGACCGGGCCCGCTTTTCGACGTTCTCGGCGAGATCGACGGAGATGAGGCGGTCGTCGTCACGGGCGGGGACCCCGACCCGTCGGAGGGCGAGCTGAACATGACCACCGTCGCCGTGTCGCACAACCTGTCGTTGGCGCAGGCGATGGGGATGTGGGCCGACCCGAATCAGAAGGTCGTGCCCATCGAGGCGATTTTCCCGCCGGGATTGAGCCGGGAGGACGTCAACGAGCGCAATGCGCTGATGTTCTCCGACTCGGAGGCCAACGCCACCGCGTCGGCGCTGCGTCAGCTGGGGCTGCCCATCGAGGTCACCGTCGCGATGATCACCGAGGGCGCCGCCGCCGAGGGGGTCCTGGAGGAGGGCGACGTGCTCGTCGCCGTCGACGGCGAGGAGATCGACCGTCCGGAAACCCTTCAGGCCGCCGTCGTCGGCCATGCGCCGGGGGACCGGGTCACCCTCGACATCGTTCGCGACGGCGAGGAGAAGCAGGTCGAGGTCGAGTTGGGGTCGCATCCGGATGACGACGACGCCGCGTTCCTCGGCATCGGCATGGCCGCCCAGCCCGAAGGCGACGTCGAGGTGGAGTACCACGTCTCCGGCGTCGGTGGGCCGTCCGCGGGCCTGATGCTGTCGCTGGCGGTGGTGGACAAGCTCAGCCCGGGCGATCTCACCGGGGGCCGGACCATCGCCGGCACCGGGTCCATCGACGGCGTCGGCGTGGTCGGCCCGATCGGCGGCATCACGCACAAGATCGCCGCCGCCCGCGCGGGTGGTGCGGAGATGTTCCTGGTGCCCGCCGACAATTGCTCGGAGGCGTTGACGGCGGATGCCGGGGACATGAAGCTGGTCAGCGTCGGCACGCTCGGCGATGCGGTCGAGGCGCTCGACGACCCCGACGCGGCGCCTACCTGCGGCTGA
- a CDS encoding alanine/glycine:cation symporter family protein, which produces MNEFFSALDSFVWSPFLLIPVLLGTGLWLTIRLGAVQLRMLGPALRLGLIDREDDGGEGDISQYQALATALAATVGVGNIVGVATAIGIGGPGALFWMWVTGLVGMASKYGEAFLGVKYRTVDAAGEQSGGPQYYLKKAIPNTFGKVLAYVFAVFAAIAAFGIGNLTQGNAVATNLNTAFGMPLEATGALMFVLVGAVLIGGIKSIGRFTATFVPMMIILYIGAAIWVLVANISGIPGALALIFTDAFTGTSAVGGFAGAGIILVIQMGVARGLFSNESGMGSGAIAAAAATTTHPVRQGLVSMTQTFIDTLIVVSFTGLVIITTGTWEEGADDAGAMTAHAFSAGLPGDFGGDLVAMAIVFFAFSTMLGWSYYGERAFESIVGRRGTIPYRFVFTCVVYLGAVTELETVWAFASALNGLMALPNLIGLIVLSGLIARETKAYLDFDPQLRASAREVAEWERNRALSGR; this is translated from the coding sequence ATGAACGAATTCTTCAGTGCTCTCGACTCATTCGTCTGGAGCCCCTTCCTGCTGATCCCGGTGCTGCTGGGCACCGGCCTGTGGCTGACCATCCGCCTCGGCGCAGTGCAGCTGCGCATGCTCGGCCCGGCGTTGCGACTTGGCCTCATCGACCGCGAGGACGACGGCGGCGAGGGCGACATCTCCCAATACCAGGCGCTGGCCACCGCTTTGGCCGCCACCGTCGGCGTCGGCAACATCGTCGGCGTCGCCACGGCCATCGGCATCGGCGGCCCCGGTGCGCTGTTCTGGATGTGGGTGACGGGCCTGGTCGGCATGGCGTCGAAGTACGGCGAGGCGTTCCTCGGCGTGAAGTACCGCACCGTCGACGCCGCCGGCGAGCAGTCCGGCGGCCCGCAGTACTACCTGAAGAAGGCCATCCCGAACACCTTCGGCAAGGTCCTGGCCTACGTGTTCGCCGTCTTCGCGGCGATCGCGGCGTTCGGCATCGGCAACCTCACCCAGGGCAACGCCGTGGCCACGAACCTGAACACCGCGTTCGGCATGCCTCTGGAGGCCACCGGCGCCCTCATGTTCGTGCTGGTCGGCGCGGTTCTCATCGGCGGCATCAAGTCCATCGGCCGGTTCACCGCCACGTTCGTGCCTATGATGATCATCCTGTACATCGGCGCCGCGATCTGGGTACTCGTGGCCAACATCTCCGGCATTCCGGGCGCGCTGGCCCTGATCTTCACCGACGCGTTCACCGGCACCTCCGCCGTGGGCGGTTTCGCCGGCGCGGGCATCATCCTGGTCATCCAGATGGGCGTCGCCCGCGGCCTGTTCTCCAACGAGTCCGGCATGGGTTCGGGCGCCATCGCCGCCGCGGCCGCGACGACCACCCACCCGGTGCGCCAGGGCCTGGTCTCCATGACCCAGACCTTCATCGACACCCTCATCGTCGTGTCCTTCACCGGTCTGGTCATCATCACCACCGGCACGTGGGAGGAGGGCGCCGACGACGCCGGGGCCATGACCGCCCACGCGTTCTCGGCGGGCCTGCCGGGCGACTTCGGCGGCGACCTGGTGGCCATGGCCATCGTGTTCTTCGCCTTCTCCACGATGCTGGGCTGGTCGTATTACGGCGAGCGCGCCTTCGAGTCCATCGTCGGCCGTCGCGGCACGATCCCCTACCGCTTCGTCTTCACCTGCGTCGTCTACCTGGGCGCCGTCACCGAGCTGGAGACCGTGTGGGCCTTCGCCTCCGCCCTCAACGGCCTGATGGCCCTGCCGAACCTCATCGGCCTGATCGTCCTGTCGGGCCTCATCGCCCGCGAAACCAAGGCATACCTGGACTTCGACCCGCAGCTGCGCGCGTCGGCCCGGGAGGTCGCCGAATGGGAGCGCAACCGCGCCCTCTCCGGCAGGTGA
- a CDS encoding fluoride efflux transporter FluC, producing MVPESPATALMTILLVAAGAALGGMTRFWFGAVSSRVACSALPGTFFANVVACGIAGLAWSTWDGGGFGWAVLGAGYAGALSTWSTLAREIGELYRTRSWWTVGYPVLTVVTGAATASLFLS from the coding sequence GTGGTTCCTGAGTCCCCCGCCACCGCCCTGATGACCATCCTGCTCGTCGCAGCGGGTGCGGCGTTGGGCGGCATGACCCGGTTCTGGTTCGGCGCGGTCTCCTCCCGCGTGGCCTGCAGCGCGTTGCCGGGCACGTTCTTCGCCAACGTCGTCGCCTGCGGCATCGCGGGCCTGGCCTGGTCGACGTGGGACGGCGGCGGATTCGGATGGGCGGTCCTCGGCGCCGGGTACGCGGGGGCCCTGTCCACGTGGTCGACGCTGGCCCGGGAAATCGGCGAGCTGTACCGCACCCGATCGTGGTGGACGGTGGGCTACCCCGTGCTGACCGTCGTCACGGGAGCGGCGACGGCTTCGCTGTTTTTGAGTTGA
- a CDS encoding fluoride efflux transporter FluC, with protein sequence MTSCPASPPPPRRFGRVRAYGLVAAGSAAGAVARVLVGWFAAPLLDDAWSTVVINVLGCLAIGVAAGVMASSAAMERWWPLVGPGALGGFTTFSAFVVLLDDLSVAEAAFVVVATLGLCPLAALLGEKAVTRGS encoded by the coding sequence GTGACCTCCTGCCCGGCTTCCCCTCCCCCTCCCCGTCGGTTCGGGCGCGTGCGCGCGTACGGGTTGGTCGCCGCGGGGTCGGCGGCGGGCGCGGTTGCGCGGGTCCTGGTGGGGTGGTTTGCGGCTCCGCTGCTTGACGACGCCTGGTCCACCGTGGTGATCAACGTCCTCGGATGTTTGGCCATCGGCGTCGCCGCCGGCGTGATGGCCTCGTCGGCGGCGATGGAACGGTGGTGGCCCCTCGTCGGCCCGGGAGCGTTGGGGGGTTTCACCACGTTTTCGGCGTTCGTCGTGCTGCTCGACGATCTCTCGGTGGCCGAGGCTGCGTTCGTCGTCGTCGCAACGCTGGGGCTGTGTCCCCTGGCCGCCCTGCTGGGCGAGAAGGCGGTGACCCGTGGTTCCTGA